In one window of Mycteria americana isolate JAX WOST 10 ecotype Jacksonville Zoo and Gardens chromosome 24, USCA_MyAme_1.0, whole genome shotgun sequence DNA:
- the AMH gene encoding muellerian-inhibiting factor, with protein MKAALRVLLPCLVLLLPSAALPRKGSTGEGISPVNRLELSLPEELGLEAEERKRENASLQERVRPGSAARSRMTAATRLFSKPDPGAECLQGMAEAGGIGWSGSSLHPWPLGGLEGPVCRVKMDRDGLTPRHLEVVGVLTHYESSFIKLLRQRTSWDESYLETFGLCPAGEVGAALHPLKRIHAHVVEPGQDRFLVLHLEEVKWEAQAKLWFRLVFQAEVGRALGELGFAVLLFYLGSREGPGAGRREELLATGMGLPGEQSLCLARDTQYLVLGAAVASVTRTSEQLSFEASLAIRHRGEGGASLSPTETQQLLFGSDDKCFTRMTPVLLLLARSRQEEEVALAPSSYLSADGVVDVAPYPQLSPPQAGTEELLSPTAPSQANASSPAPGGSSRFLSILTQFIRRVLSPSSEPPTQPSSHHWLDFQVMETLPHQLLNLSEEAALERLVQSEEPSVLLFPQDSGAMLEQHLGSWQPEGTVLQLLMGKLEAVIQELKDIPAFQANMELFQHLLSFCYYPPGLGEGQAGKRPPGSGKLHTLLLLKALQTVRVRWQERRKVLRQNRSARHQAHCRLQELTIDLHDRKFIVMPTVYAANNCEGPCKLPLSTRVPSYYSHTVLLLGMQERGSPLQRAPCCVPVRYSDQLIISLSAEGLEVRKFPNMVAEECGCR; from the exons ATGAAGGCTGCTCTTAGGGTGCTTTTGCCGTGCCTGGTGCTGTTGCTCCCCTCTGCAGCGCTTCCGAGAAAGGGGAGCACGGGGGAAGGGATCTCCCCAGTTAACCGGCTGGAGCTGAGCCTGCCGGAGGAGCTGGGACTtgaagcagaggagaggaagagagaaaatgcaagtTTACAGGAAAGAGTGAGACCCGGCTCGGCGGCAAGATCAAGGATGACTGCTGCTACTCGGCTCTTTTCGAAGCCTGACCCAGGAGCAGAATGCCTCCAGGGGATGGCTGAGGCTGGGGGCATCGGCTGGTCTGGCTCCAGCCTGCACCCGTGGCCGCTCGGGGGGCTGGAAGGGCCCGTGTGCAGGGTGAAAATGGACCGGGACGGGCTGACCCCGAGGCACCTGGAGGTTGTGGGTGTTCTCACCCACTATGAAAGCAGCTTCATCAAGCTGTTGAGACAACGCACCAGCTGGGACGAAAGCTATCTCGAGACCTTTGGGCTCTGCCCGGCcggggaggtgggtgctgctctccatcccctgAAGCGCATCCATGCGCACGTGGTGGAGCCGGGGCAGGACCGCTTCCTCGTGCTGCATCTGGAGGAAG TGAAGTGGGAAGCCCAGGCGAAGCTGTGGTTCAGGCTGGTTTTCCAGGCAGAGGTGGGCCGGgcgctgggagagctggggttcGCCGTGCTGCTCTTCTACCTGGGCAGCCGAGAGGGGCCGGGCGCCGGGCGCCGAGAGGAGCTGCTGGCCACCGGCATGGGGCTGCCGGGGGAGCAG AGCCTCTGCCTCGCCAGGGACACCCAGTACCTGGTCCTGGGAGCTGCCGTAGCGTCCGTCACCCGCACCAGTGAGCAGCTCAGCTTCGAGGCTTCCCTGGCCATCAGGCATCGCGGAGAGGGAG GTGCCTCCTTGTCCCCCACGGAGACCCAGCAGCTCCTTTTCGGCTCCGATGACAAGTGCTTCACCAGGATGACGCCcgtgctgctcctgctggccaggtcacggcaggaggaggaggtggctttGGCCCCTTCTTCCTACCTCTCTGCTGATGGGGTGGTGGACGTGGCTCCGTACCCGCAGCTCAG CCCACCCCAGGCCGGGACCGAGGAGCTGCTGTCCCCCACCGCCCCGAGCCAAGCCAACGCTTCATCCCCAGCGCCCGGCGGCAGCAGCCGGTTCCTGAGCATCCTGACCCAGTTCATTCGCCGGGTCCTGAGCCCCTCCAGCGAGCCgcccacccagcccagctcccaccacTGGCTGGACTTCCAGGTGATGGAGACCCTCCCTCACCAGCTGCTCAACCTGTCAGAGGAGGCGGCGCTGGAGCGACTGGTGCAGTCGGAGGAGCCGTCGGTGCTGCTCTTCCCCCAGGACAGCggagccatgctggagcagcacTTGGGGAGCTGGCAGCCAGAGGGGACcgtgctgcagctgctgatggGCAAGCTGGAGGCGGTGATCCAGGAGCTGAAGGACATCCCGGCTTTCCAAGCCAACATGGAGCTTTTCCAGCATCTCCTGAGCTTCTGCTACTAcccgccggggctgggcgagggTCAAGCTGGCAAGCGGCCGCCCGGCTCCGGGAAGCTgcacacgctgctgctgctgaaggcgTTGCAGACGGTGCGGGTGCGTTGGCAGGAGCGGAGGAAGGTGCTGCGGCAGAACCGCAGCGCGCGGCACCAGGCTCACTGCCGCCTGCAGGAGCTGACCATCGACCTGCACGACCGCAAGTTCATCGTCATGCCCACCGTCTATGCGGCCAACAACTGTGAGGGTCCCTGCAAGCTGCCCCTCTCCACCCGTGTCCCCAGCTACTACTCGCACacggtgctgctgctgggcatgCAGGAGCGGGGCTCGCCCCTCCAGCGGGCTCCCTGCTGCGTGCCCGTCCGCTACTCGGACCAGCTCATCATCAGCCTCTCCGCGGAGGGGCTGGAGGTCCGCAAGTTCCCCAACATGGTGGCAGAGGAGTGCGGCTGTCGGTAG
- the JSRP1 gene encoding junctional sarcoplasmic reticulum protein 1 — MLQHNSVRLDHKPRSHGGASGLAGMLRTETHPCESGASRQPGKSEKIDLCYQAKARESIFSLDTKPSPCAAGPPSVTPLDCPPQLFQQRLSLRLVSQPDRVSPLSELTPSQRHFYQSQGKGEARIWGVQGIRKEFASGNLFPPSARDKLSDGDGGFAAQQGTAQSETCGGKNAPGSPPLQELGVERSWKGLSEVALHKRDVLKAGCLQDVLGWYQPRLHHIPWDGRFCPRLYPAEPGLWATLHGQGRSPTVPFSSPDERCFLSSLPPVSGKLCDWVLFCSGTVRQLLLYITPESPSQPGGWRQGGGGRAPDADVPVSSNGESGRAHGLEEARARLGVSEWDPDEPELSMPEPAPLGVDKKVAEKKRVEKVGAKGSAAGPPVPKSLPVQRKLEPPSLDPAEEPLLWEGLTLNKCILVASVVALLSVTFQVLQAPCSREGVSRGRQDPPPPPLHEVVSAKEEEVQEVVTAQPAQPESSMFQGDDGDDDGDDIGDDDSDADSNLAEPWIFKKWFGRSAPEDGDEEPTDVPEVSPAAVEVKKSREKKPEKKEEKAREGRAAQAERSSRRETRAKDRAPGEKPSRAPRAPREPEQQPQKKRGREGKESRRERDEPRKEGWKGRPGRADGGGESPKRDWRQQKGRKPWEPAAAPGKDGTARPREGKRRD, encoded by the exons atgctgcagcacaACTCGGTCCGGCTGGACCACAAACCACGAAGCCACGGCGGAGCCTCGGGGCTGGCCGGCATGCTGCGGACAGAGACACACCCGTGTGAGTCCGGGGCAAGCCGACAGCCAGGGAAGTCAGAGAAGATAGATTTGTGTTATCAAGCCAAAGCCAGAGAGTCAATATTTAGCCTGGACACGAAGCCCAGCCCTTGTGCAGCCGGGCCCCCGTCCGTCACGCCGCTCGATTGCCCTCCCCAGCTCTTCCAGCAGCGGCTTTCTCTCCGCCTGGTCTCACAGCCAGATCGTGTTTCCCCCCTCTCTGAGCTAACCCCGTCCCAGAGACACTTTTATCAGTCTCAGGGAAAGGGAGAAGCCAGGATTTGGGGGGTTCAAGGGATTAGGAAAGAATTTGCCTCTGGGAATCTCTTTCCTCCGTCTGCCCGGGATAAATTGTCCGATGGAGATGGAGGCTTTGCAGCTCAGCAGGGAACTGCTCAGAGCGAAACATGTGGAGGCAAAAACGCTCCTGGTTCCCCGCCGCTGCAGGAACTGGGTGTTGAAAGGTCCTGGAAAGG cCTTTCAGAAGTGGCTCTCCATAAGAGAGATGTCCTCAAAGCAGGATGCCTCCAAGATGTGCTGGGCTGGTACCAGCCGCGGCTGCACCACATCCCCTGGGACGGGCGCTTCTGCCCGAGGCTGTACCCTGCTGAGCCGGGGCTCTGGGCCACCTTGCACGGGCAGGGCCGGAGCCCGACGGTCCCTTTCAGCTCCCCAGATGAGAGAtgcttcctctcctctctgcctcctgtgAGCGGGAAGCTGTG TGATTGGGTGCTATTTTGCTCCGGCACGGTTCGGCAGCTGTTGCTGTATATTACCCCGGAGAGCCCGAGCCAGCCGGGGGGCTGGAGGCAAGGCGGCGGTGGTCGAGCCCCAG ATGCCGACGTGCCAGTGAGCAGCAACGGGGAGAGCGGTAGAGCCCAT GGGCTAGAGGAGGCGAGGGCCCGGCTTGGCGTCTCTGAGTGGGATCCGGACGAGCCTGAGCTGAGCATGCCAGAGCCAGCGCCGCTCGGCGTGGACAAGAAAGTGGCGGAGAAGAAGCGGGTGGAGAAGGTGGGAGCCAAAGGCAGCGCTGCCGGGCCTCCAG TCCCCAAGAGCCTCCCGGTGCAGAGGAAGCTGGAGCCCCCCAGCCTGGACCCCGCGGAGGAGCCGCTCCTCTGGGAAGGGCTCACCCTCAACAAGTGCATCCTGGTGGCCTCCGTCGTCGCCCTGCTCAGCGTCACCTTCCAGGTGCTCCAAG cgCCGTGCTCCAGGGAGGGAGTCAGCCGCGGCCGGCAGGACCCTCCACCACCTCCCCTTCACG aggTGGTCAGCGCCAAGGAGGAGGAGGTCCAAGAAGTGGTGACGGCCCAGCCTGCCCAGCCAGAGAGCAGCATGTTCCAGGGTGATGATGGTGACGACGATGGTGATGACATCGGTGATGATGACAGCGATGCTGACAGCAACCTG GCAGAGCCCTGGATCTTCAAGAAATGGTTTGGCCGGTCGGCACCAGAGGACGGGGATGAAGAGCCCACGGATGTCCCCGAGGTGTCACCGGCTGCAGTGGAGGTGAAGAAGAGCCGGGAGAAGAAGccggagaagaaggaggagaaggccCGGGAGGGCCGTGCCGCCCAGGCGGAGCGGAGCAGCCGGAGGGAGACGCGAGCCAAGGACAGGGCGCCGGGGGAGAAGCCCAGCAGAgcccccagggccccccgggagccggagcagcagccccagaagaagcggggccgggaggggaaggagagccgGCGAGAGCGGGACGAGCccaggaaggagggatggaagggcCGTCCCGGCAGGGCCgacggcggcggggagagcccgaAGCGGGACTGGCGgcagcagaagggcaggaagccctgggagccggcggccgccccggggaagGACGGCACCGCCAGGCCCAGGGAGGGCAAGAGGCGCGACTGA